From one Paramormyrops kingsleyae isolate MSU_618 chromosome 1, PKINGS_0.4, whole genome shotgun sequence genomic stretch:
- the LOC111842325 gene encoding histamine N-methyltransferase-like, producing the protein MTSRMKCLALDYERYHKTFRLFLELSSEHQAMSKFIHESLPDIFARIGEGKTTFDVISVGSGTGEVDLEILSQLIKVLPDVKVGCDMVEPSEPMLEKCKELVSRTPNLGNVNFTWNQMTASEFEKHWRERQSEKKLDFIHMIQMLYYVTDTAATISFFRSLLNENGKLLIILVAGESSWGKLWGTYQKELCCTEITQCVTAADIKRYLTAEGISFETFVLPSTMDITECFIPGDEKGELLLDFLTEVLDFSHSAPPELKAGVMSFLRSPDCSSQVNGRIIFNNNLEVLVLDP; encoded by the exons ATGACTTCACGTATGAAGTGCCTTGCATTAGACTACGAAAGGTACCACAAGACCTTCCGTTTGTTCCTCGAACTGTCGTCGGAGCATCAGGCTATGAGTAAATTCATTCATGAGAGTCTTCCTGACATCTTCGCACG CATTGGGGAGGGCAAGACTACCTTTGATGTTATTTCAGTGGGGAGTGGTACAG GAGAGGTGGACCTGGAGATACTTTCACAGCTGATTAAGGTTTTACCAGATGTGAAGGTGGGCTGTGACATGGTGGAACCCAGTGAGCCGATGCTGGAGAAATGCAAGG AACTTGTGTCAAGAACTCCCAACTTGGGTAATGTAAACTTCACATGGAATCAGATGACTGCCTCTGAGTTTGAGAAGcactggagagagagacagtCGGAGAAGAAATTAGACTTCATTCATATGATTCAG ATGCTGTATTATGTCACCGATACTGCTGCTACTATCTCGTTTTTCCGGAGTCTCTTGAATGAAAATGGAAAACTTCTCATCATACTTGTtgctg GAGAGAGCAGTTGGGGCAAGCTGTGGGGCACTTATCAGAAGGAGTTATGTTGCACTGAAATCACCCAGTGCGTGACAGCGGCAGACATCAAGCGCTACCTCACTGCCGAAGGAATCAGCTTTGAAACCTTTGTGTTGCCTTCAACGATGGACATCACAGAATGCTTCATCCCCGGTGACGAGAAGGGGGAACTGCTACTGGACTTTCTCACTGAggtgctggatttcagccacagTGCACCTCCAGAGCTGAAAGCCGGCGTGATGAGCTTCCTGCGTAGCCCTGACTGCAGCAGTCAGGTGAACGGAAGGATCATATTCAATAATAATCTGGAGGTTTTGGTTTTAGACCCATAA